The genomic stretch CGCCTACTAAATGGTTACCAATTTCTCCCGCCCAAGCAAAGGTATTTAATCCAGTTAATAGGCTAAATGCAGTACCGGCGACAAAACCAAAAGGTACTAACCAAAATGCCATTAGTTTAGTTTGCTTAATAGCTTGCTGGTTAGGGTCAATCAGGCCAAACTCATCAGCAGTTTTATACCCCCTGCCCAGTATATTGATGTTATCCATTGGTAAACCTTCTTTTTCTAAAGCAGAGTATGCTGCTTCTGCTTGAATGCGGTCTTCCACTACGGCAACGAGGTAATTCATAGACTATTTTTGCGATACTCGATGTAAATGTAAGTTAATTAACAGATTATCAGCCTGGTGAAGAATGAAGGATGAAGTATGAAGGATAAGAACTAAATTATTTAATTGTCCCCATCTCCCCATATCTCGGAAGAGTATCCGTTGTAAGTTCTCAGTTTTAAATTAAAACTCAAAACTCAAAACTCTCCCCATCCCCCCATCTCCCCATCTCCGACCCCACCGATCCCCACACCAAGGATAAAAACTTTCTAGCAATTCAGTATTGCCTATACCATTTTGCCGCTAGAATGACCTACTGTAGAGATTTCCAATGGTAGCAAATAACTTGCACTGCGTTAAAGGAGCCTGCAAACTAAAGATTTCGGCCTGTAGAAGACGGGTTGCTGTCAGTGAGCGCGATGTTCTACCATCCACCGAATGCGGTGCGGACTTGTTCCTCTTGATGGCTTTTGCGGTTGAAGCTGGCAGCCCCGACGATCGAGTATATTGTAAAGCTATTGGTTGCGGGTACACTAGAAAATCCCATCTCTACTAGCAGTGGCAAGCGCGACTGCAACTCACTATAAAGTTGGCGGGATCGTTATCCCCCTCTAAACTCACTTACTAATCATGTCAAAGGTTCTCGTCTCTGACTCAATTGACCAAGCTGGTATCGACATCTTATCCCAAGTCGCCCAGGTAGATGTAAAAACAGGGTTGCCACCGGAAGAACTGATCCGGATCATCCCAGAATACGATGCGCTGATGATTCGCTCGGAAACTCGCGTTACCAAAGAAGTAATTGAAGCTGGTACTCAGCTAAAAATTATTGGTAGAGCAGGTGTTGGCGTTGATAATGTGGATGTGCTTGCGGCAACTAGGCAAGGCATTGTCGTCGTCAATTCCCCGGAAGGAAATACGATCGCGGCAGCCGAACACGCGGTTGCTATGATGTTATCCCTTTCTCGTTATATCCCCGATGCTAACCACTCGGTAAAAAACAACAAATGGGAACGCAAGCGCTATATCGGCGCAGAAGTTTACAAGAAAACTTTGGGGGTAGTTGGATTGGGCAAAATTGGTTCCCACGTAGCCAATATTGCCAAAGCAATGGGGATGAAATTGATGGCTTACGACCCCTATATTTCCACAGATCGGGCCGAGCAATTAGGCTGTCGCTTGGTGGATATGGATATGCTGTTGCGGGAAGCCGACTACATCACCCTCCATATGCCAAAAACGCCAGAAACTACCCATTTAATCAATGCGGAAGCACTAGCAAAAATGAAACCCACCGCCCGCATTGTCAACTGTGCCAGAGGAGGCATCATTGACGAGGCGGCTTTAGCAGATGCCTTGAGAGAAGGTAAAATTGCCGGGGCAGCGTTGGATGTCTTCGAGACAGAACCCCTGGGCGAATCAACTTTGCGGGAGTTAGGCAAAGAAGTGGTGCTGACCCCCCACTTGGGAGCATCTACCGCCGAAGCACAGGTAAATGTTGCCATTGACGTAGCC from Leptolyngbyaceae cyanobacterium encodes the following:
- the serA gene encoding phosphoglycerate dehydrogenase — protein: MSKVLVSDSIDQAGIDILSQVAQVDVKTGLPPEELIRIIPEYDALMIRSETRVTKEVIEAGTQLKIIGRAGVGVDNVDVLAATRQGIVVVNSPEGNTIAAAEHAVAMMLSLSRYIPDANHSVKNNKWERKRYIGAEVYKKTLGVVGLGKIGSHVANIAKAMGMKLMAYDPYISTDRAEQLGCRLVDMDMLLREADYITLHMPKTPETTHLINAEALAKMKPTARIVNCARGGIIDEAALADALREGKIAGAALDVFETEPLGESTLRELGKEVVLTPHLGASTAEAQVNVAIDVAEQIRDVLLGLPARSAVNIPGLYPDVLEKLKPYLRLAETLGNLVGQLAGGRVESLNVRLQGELATGDSKPLVIAALKGLLSQALRERVNYVNAAIEAKERGIRVIETRDDSIRDYAGSIHLDAKGSLGDHSVTGALLGEGEIRITDVDEFPINVPPTQHMLFTLHRDMPGIIGKIGSLLGSFNVNIASMQVGRKIVRGDAVMVLSLDDPLPEGILGEILKVPGIRDAYTVTL